The following are encoded in a window of Panthera leo isolate Ple1 chromosome B2, P.leo_Ple1_pat1.1, whole genome shotgun sequence genomic DNA:
- the TAAR9 gene encoding trace amine-associated receptor 9, translating to MVNNSAQAAAVELCYENVNGSCIKTSYSPGPRAILYTVLGFGAVLAMFGNLLVIIAILHFKQLHTPTNFLIVSLACADFLVGVTVMPFSTVRSVESCWYFGESYCKFHTCFDTSFCFASLFHLCCISVDRYIAVTDPLTYPTKFTVLVSGICIVLSWFFSITYSFSIFYTGANEEGIEDLVVALTCVGGCQAPLNQNWVLLCFLLFFIPTVAMVFIYGKIFLVAKHQARKIESSASHAQSSSESYKERVAKRERKAAKTLGIAMTAFLVSWLPYIIDAVIDAYMNFITPPYVYEILVWCVYYNSAMNPLIYAFFYPWFRKAIKLIISGKVLRRDSSTINLFSEEADIE from the coding sequence ATGGTGAACAATTCCGCCCAAGCTGCAGCTGTGGAACTTTGCTATGAGAATGTGAATGGATCCTGCATTAAAACCTCGTACTCACCGGGTCCTCGAGCAATTCTGTACACAGTCCTTGGTTTTGGGGCTGTGCTGGCCATGTTTGGAAACTTACTGGTTATTATTGCTATCCTTCACTTCAAACAGCTGCACACACCTACAAACTTTCTGATCGTGTCCCTGGCCTGCGCTGACTTCTTGGTGGGGGTGACTGTCATGCCCTTCAGCACAGTGAGGTCTGTGGAGAGCTGCTGGTACTTCGGGGAGAGTTACTGTAAATTTCATACATGTTTTGATACTTCcttctgttttgcttctttatttcatttatgctgTATCTCCGTTGATAGATATATTGCTGTAACCGATCCTCTGACTTATCCAACCAAGTTTACTGTCTTGGTATCAGGCATATGCATTGTTCTCTCTTGGTTCTTTTCCATCACCTATAGCTTTTCCATCTTCTACACTGGGGCAAATGAGGAAGGAATCGAGGACTTGGTTGTTGCTCTCACCTGTGTAGGAGGGTGTCAGGCGCCACTGAATCAAAATTGGGTTCTACTttgtttccttctattctttaTACCCACTGTCGCCATGGTGTTTATATATGGTAAGATCTTTTTGGTGGCCAAACATCAGGCTAGGAAGATAGAAAGTTCAGCCAGCCATGCTCAGTCTTCCTCAGAGAGTTACAAAGAACGGgtagcaaagagagagagaaaagctgcTAAAACATTGGGTATTGCTATGACAGCATTTCTTGTCTCTTGGCTGCCATACATTATTGATGCCGTGATTGATGCTTACATGAATTTTATAACTCCTCCTTATGTTTATGAGATTTTAGTGTGGTGTGTTTATTACAACTCAGCTATGAATCCCTTGATATATGCTTTCTTTTACCCGTGGTTTCGGAAGGCAATAAAACTTATCATAAGTGGTAAAGTCTTAAGGAGAGATTCGTCAACGatcaatttgttttctgaagAAGCAGATATAGAGTGA